A genomic segment from Alteribacillus bidgolensis encodes:
- a CDS encoding MATE family efflux transporter, producing MPSSTNKRNMSLFAITWPIFIEILLHMVMGNADTLMLSQYSDNAVAAVGISNQIISVVIVMFGFITAGTGILVAQQLGAGNLEKAGKASVVSLVTNLSFGLLLSTFLLLGGGYVLKMMNVPEEIMEDARLYIQIVGAFIFIQALLMTLGAILRSHGYTKDSMYVTIGMNIINIVGNFILIFGVFGLPALGVTGVAISTVASRLLGFVVLFAVVYKRTKDHLCFHQIWKGPKKELKQLLSIGIPSAGEHLSYNTSQMAITYFVVQMGTEALTTRVYTQNITMFVFLFSVAVGQGNQILIGHFTGGGEWERANKRCIRSIWLAAGISTFIAVIVYLNSSIIFSLFTDNSEIIATGSVLLLINIFLEPGRAFNLVVINSLRAAGDVRFPVYIGILSMWGIAVMLSYAFGLEAGLALAGIWIAMTADEWLRGLLMIWRWNKGHWRSMSFTQKKSEQA from the coding sequence ATGCCATCGTCTACCAATAAACGTAACATGTCTCTTTTTGCGATTACATGGCCCATATTCATAGAAATACTGCTTCATATGGTGATGGGAAACGCCGACACGTTAATGCTGAGCCAATACAGTGACAATGCTGTTGCTGCCGTCGGTATTTCCAATCAAATCATCTCCGTTGTTATAGTGATGTTCGGATTTATTACGGCCGGTACCGGCATATTGGTTGCCCAGCAATTAGGTGCCGGCAACCTTGAAAAAGCCGGAAAAGCAAGTGTTGTATCGCTAGTCACCAATCTTTCTTTCGGCCTGTTGTTAAGTACGTTTCTCCTTTTAGGTGGCGGTTATGTTTTAAAAATGATGAATGTTCCAGAAGAAATTATGGAGGATGCCCGCCTTTATATTCAGATCGTAGGAGCTTTTATATTCATACAAGCACTCCTTATGACTCTCGGTGCTATTTTGCGCAGTCATGGCTACACGAAGGATTCGATGTATGTCACGATTGGTATGAACATCATTAATATAGTTGGAAATTTCATTCTCATTTTTGGCGTTTTCGGACTGCCTGCTTTAGGTGTGACCGGGGTAGCAATTTCCACCGTAGCAAGCCGTCTGCTCGGATTTGTTGTATTGTTTGCAGTTGTTTATAAGCGAACCAAAGACCATTTGTGTTTCCATCAAATCTGGAAAGGTCCAAAAAAAGAATTAAAGCAACTACTATCCATCGGTATCCCTTCTGCTGGTGAGCATCTTTCTTATAATACATCACAAATGGCGATTACTTATTTTGTGGTACAAATGGGAACCGAAGCTTTAACGACAAGAGTATACACCCAAAATATTACGATGTTCGTTTTTTTGTTCTCCGTTGCAGTAGGTCAAGGAAATCAAATTTTAATCGGTCATTTTACGGGTGGTGGAGAATGGGAGCGGGCCAACAAAAGATGTATACGCAGTATATGGCTTGCTGCAGGGATTTCCACCTTTATTGCTGTGATTGTATACCTAAATAGCAGCATAATATTCTCTTTGTTTACTGACAATTCGGAAATTATTGCAACTGGCTCCGTCCTTCTTCTCATTAATATCTTTTTAGAACCAGGAAGAGCGTTCAATCTCGTTGTAATAAATTCTCTTCGGGCAGCTGGCGATGTTCGTTTTCCTGTATATATAGGCATTCTTTCGATGTGGGGTATCGCCGTCATGCTATCTTACGCATTTGGCCTCGAGGCAGGGCTTGCTCTAGCTGGCATTTGGATTGCTATGACCGCAGACGAATGGCTGCGCGGCTTGCTAATGATATGGCGATGGAACAAAGGCCATTGGCGTAGTATGTCCTTTACACAAAAAAAATCAGAACAAGCTTAA
- a CDS encoding TAXI family TRAP transporter solute-binding subunit — MHKKWSLLLIMLFTFGMLLAACGGGDEGGENDGEAGGDSGDNGGEEEAAGEDAMTELQLGTGSTGGTYYPLGQEIANVLNDNVDIEGFDVSSVSSDASVDNLAQISRGDMQLGMTVHLTALQALEGEGDFDGTVIDNFGFMGHIYPEVMQVVTTEDTGVTSIEELEGKSVNLGPPGSATNSAAKLILEAHGLEEGDYDAYEEGFGDAAGRLQDGNLHANFGLLGLPAGNVTELSTQRDVVILPIEGEALDYIEENSDYGQLDIEADVYDFLDEPVSTVTAYAVLVGSTDQVDEETAYEITKQLYENADSISHEQGQFMTMENIMNGSDGMPLHPGSERYFEEEGLLDGDGADEEEDADADEGTEEDTEGGEEETEEEEE, encoded by the coding sequence ATGCACAAGAAGTGGTCATTACTACTTATTATGCTCTTCACGTTTGGAATGCTGCTTGCAGCCTGCGGCGGCGGTGATGAAGGCGGAGAAAATGACGGTGAAGCAGGAGGAGATTCCGGAGATAACGGTGGTGAAGAAGAAGCAGCCGGAGAAGACGCCATGACGGAATTACAGCTTGGAACGGGGTCAACTGGTGGAACATATTATCCTCTTGGTCAAGAAATTGCGAATGTTCTGAATGATAACGTAGACATCGAAGGTTTTGATGTTAGTTCCGTGTCATCTGACGCATCTGTGGACAACCTTGCTCAAATCAGCCGTGGTGATATGCAGCTTGGCATGACTGTTCACCTTACTGCTCTTCAAGCTCTTGAAGGTGAAGGTGACTTTGACGGTACCGTAATCGATAATTTTGGATTTATGGGACATATTTATCCAGAAGTAATGCAAGTTGTAACCACTGAAGATACTGGTGTTACTTCTATTGAAGAATTAGAAGGAAAAAGTGTAAACCTTGGGCCTCCTGGAAGTGCTACGAACTCTGCAGCCAAACTTATTCTTGAAGCTCATGGTCTCGAAGAAGGCGATTATGACGCTTATGAGGAAGGATTTGGAGATGCAGCTGGCCGTCTGCAAGACGGCAATTTACATGCGAACTTCGGCCTGCTTGGTTTGCCTGCAGGGAACGTAACAGAGCTTTCCACTCAGCGAGATGTTGTTATCCTTCCAATTGAAGGCGAAGCGCTTGACTATATAGAAGAAAATAGTGATTACGGTCAGCTTGATATTGAAGCAGATGTTTATGACTTCCTTGATGAACCAGTAAGCACGGTAACGGCTTACGCTGTTCTTGTAGGTTCTACTGATCAAGTTGATGAAGAAACAGCTTATGAAATTACAAAGCAGCTATATGAAAATGCAGACAGCATTTCTCACGAACAAGGACAATTCATGACAATGGAAAATATCATGAATGGTTCAGACGGTATGCCGCTTCACCCTGGTTCTGAAAGATATTTTGAAGAAGAAGGGCTCCTAGACGGAGACGGCGCTGATGAGGAAGAAGACGCCGATGCAGACGAAGGTACTGAAGAAGATACTGAAGGTGGGGAAGAGGAA